A genome region from Nicotiana tabacum cultivar K326 chromosome 13, ASM71507v2, whole genome shotgun sequence includes the following:
- the LOC107766955 gene encoding homeobox-DDT domain protein RLT3, translating to MAAKKKQNQSKQNSVKSSCQIEKSVNCTKKKKNCKRKQQQQQQQKQFLNEDDYRLRLQEVLYSRDYILAKIFRKDGPPLGEEFNSLPENAFCLRQKKGSRISSHASQENQRATKRRKVSAPANSHCRASCESSPPVKKHGIGKGLITTKDVSVKKYGTGKGLMTEKRASIRKHGMGKGLMTVWRATNPDAGDVPTGVDFGESAKERKKKLLQRQSILRKIEKKLQDTKKVGVKSRKPENKRIEKQKLPRKEKCELALEERKCQDVLPIKKRKCQEEFTQLESLVDDEELELMELEAGPNSLTCCTHFANNGLRGCSLCKGLLPKFPPDSVIMKLPIYIRPWDSSPELVKKLFKVFYFLCTYAARIDICSITIDEFAQAFHEKNSLLLGQVHLALLQLLLADVEIQLDSGLIHQASRKCNFLGLVHSIEHEEFSLKLWISSLNALTWTEILRQVLVAAGFGSKHGRVPQEALSKEVSLMAKYGLTRGTLKGELFSILLIEGTNGMKVHELAKLQSIVELNLAATTIQLEDLISATLSSDITLFEKISSSGYRLRINPSSEESEISFSDSEGDDAEVITGYIRDNSDCESHELVPAESGRRCQFENRNSSSTVNTEIDESYSGEAWLLGLMEGEYSDLGIEEKLNALVALVDLLTAASSNAEKDPMPSSVEYAPARIHHASGGKIKRSSAKSSYLTGQAQSHSGLYSNQDSTVSLELEPVDSSASMSQIWEKNKSPSTAKNAKELEAGDDLHPMQSIFLGSDRRYNRYWIFLGPCNDLDPGHRRIYFESSEDGHWEVIDTEESLCSLLSALDRRGTREALLVASLEKRETFLCRAMSNLLNDLGDRQSPLCGRNFSREDSSSSAVSDVDNLGLVEVHNGSTGSQVPVGRKGEHQQEKWNNAQAFDSWIWKSFYCNLAAVKCGKRSYLDSLARCEQCHDLYWRDEKHCRICHTTFELDFDLEERYTIHTATCRQNLDPDKFSKHKILPSELQSLKAAVHAIESVMPEDALVATWRRSSHNLWIKRLRRASTLSEILQVLADFVTAINDDWLCESAHTLGSNYDPEEIIASFSSIPQTSSAVAFWLVKLDALVGTHLESAH from the exons ATGGCGGCGAAGAAGAAGCAAAATCAGAGCAAGCAGAATTCAGTGAAGAGTAGTTGCCAAATTGAAAAATCAGTGAATTGcactaaaaagaagaagaattgtaAAAGgaagcaacagcaacagcaacagcagaaaCAGTTTTTAAATGAGGATGATTATAGACTTCGGCTTCAGGAGGTATTGTATTCACGGGATTATATTTTAGCTAAAATTTTCAGAAAGGACGGTCCTCCACTTGGTGAAGAATTTAATTCTCTTCCTGAAAATGCTTTTTGTCTCCGCCAGAAGAAAG GTTCCAGAATTTCTAGTCATGCGAGCCAAGAAAACCAAAGAGCGACTAAGAGGAGAAAG GTCTCTGCACCTGCCAACTCGCATTGCCGAGCTTCATGTGAAAGTAGCCCTCCTGTTAAGAAGCATGGTATTGGGAAAGGTCTGATAACAACAAAAGACGTTTCGGTGAAAAAGTATGGCACTGGGAAAGGTTTAATGACTGAGAAGAGGGCTTCAATTAGAAAACATGGCATGGGGAAGGGTTTGATGACAGTTTGGCGGGCAACAAATCCTGATGCCGGAGACGTCCCCACTGGTGTTGATTTTGGAGAGAGTGctaaagagagaaagaagaagttgctgcaGCGTCAGTCTATTTTG agaaaaattgaaaagaaattgCAGGATACGAAGAAGGTTGGCGTGAAAAGCAGAAAG CCAGAGAATAAAAGGATTGAAAAGCAGAAGCTGCCTCGTAAGGAAAAATGTGAACTTGCGCTGGAAGAGAGAAAGTGCCAAGATGTCTTACCTATCAAAAAAAGGAAGTGCCAAGAAGAGTTTACTCAGTTGGAGTCACTAGTGGATGATGAGGAACTTGAGTTAATGGAGTTGGAAGCAGGACCTAACTCATTAACATGCTGTACACACTTCGCAAACAATGGACTACGTGGCTGTTCACTTTGCAAAG GTTTACTTCCAAAATTTCCTCCGGATTCAGTAATAATGAAGCTGCCTATCTACATTCGACCGTGGGATTCCTCTCCAGAGCTTGTCAAGAAACTTTTCAAG GTCTTCTACTTTCTTTGTACATACGCGGCAAGAATTGATATTTGTTCCATCACAATTGATGAGTTTGCTCAAGCGTTTCATGAAAAA AATTCCTTGCTCCTTGGTCAAGTTCATTTAGCCCTTCTCCAGCTTCTGTTGGCAGATGTTGAAATTCAGCTTGACAGTGGATTAATTCATCAAGCAAGCAGAAAGTGCAATTTCTTGGGATTGGTTCACTCA ATTGAACATGAAGAATTTAGTCTGAAACTCTGGATAAGTTCTCTCAATGCCTTAACATGGACAGAGATACTACGGCAAGTCTTGGTTGCTGCTGGTTTTGGGTCCAAACATGGTAGAGTACCTCAGGAGGCTCTCAGCAAG GAAGTTAGTTTGATGGCCAAATATGGGTTAACCCGTGGTACACTGAAGGGCGAACTTTTTAGCATTCTGCTAATTGAAGGAACTAATGGAATGAAAGTTCATGAGCTGGCAAAACTGCAATCT ATTGTTGAATTGAATCTGGCAGCAACAACCATTCAGCTAGAAGATTTAATAAGCGCAACCCTTTCTAGTGACATTACCTTGTTTGAAAAGATTTCATCTTCAGGGTACCGTCTACGTATTAATCCTTCTTCAGAGGAATCTGAAATTTCTTTCTCAGATTCCGAAGGAGATGACGCCGAGGTTATTACTGGATACATCAGAGATAATTCAGACTGTGAGTCCCACGAACTAGTTCCAGCTGAATCTGGACGGAGATGTCAGTTTGAAAATAGGAACAGTTCGTCAACAGTAAATACTGAAATTGATGAAAGCTACTCAGGAGAAGCATGGTTGTTGGGGCTGATGGAAGGTGAATATTCAGATCTAGGTATCGAAGAGAAGCTGAATGCCTTGGTGGCATTGGTTGATCTTCTTACTGCTGCATCCAGCAACGCTGAGAAG GATCCGATGCCGTCCAGTGTAGAATATGCTCCTGCGAGGATTCATCATGCTTCTGGTGGAAAAATAAAGAGGTCATCAGCAAAGTCATCCTACTTGACTGGGCAAGCACAAAGTCATAGTGGACTTTATAGTAATCAAGATTCAACAGTGTCGTTGGAACTTGAACCTGTTGATTCTTCAGCATCAATGTCACAAATCTGGGAGAAAAATAAGTCACCTAGCACTGCAAAGAATGCCAAAGAACTGGAAGCTGGAGACGATTTGCACCCAATGCAGTCTATCTTCCTCGGTTCTGACCGTAGGTACAATAGATACTGGATTTTCTTGGGCCCTTGCAATGATCTGGATCCTGGGCACAGGAGGATTTATTTTGAATCTTCTGAAGATGGTCACTGGGAGGTGATTGATACTGAAGAG TCTTTATGCTCTTTGTTGTCTGCGTTGGACCGTAGAGGTACACGAGAGGCTCTTCTAGTTGCATCTTTGGAGAAACGGGAAACCTTCCTTTGCCGAGCAATGTCGAATTTGCTGAATGATTTAGGAGATAGGCAATCACCTCTCTGTGGAAGGAATTTTTCTAGGGAAGATAGTTCATCATCTGCAGTTTCTGATGTGGACAACTTAGGCCTGGTTGAAGTGCACAATGGTTCTACTGGTTCGCAGGTGCCTGTAGGGAGGAAAGGAGAACATCAGCAAGAAAAATGGAACAATGCTCAAGCTTTTGACTCATGGATATGGAAATCATTTTATTGTAATCTTGCGGCTGTGAAATGTGGGAAAAGGTCTTATCTTGATTCACTTGCAAGGTGTGAACAGTGTCATGATCTATACTGGAGGGATGAGAAGCACTGCAGGATTTGCCACACTACGTTCGAGCTTGATTTTGATCTTGAAGAAAGATATACCATTCATACTGCAACATGTAGGCAGAACCTAGACCCTGATAAGTTCTCAAAGCATAAAATTCTCCCATCGGAACTGCAGTCACTTAAAGCTGCAGTACATGCAATTGAG TCAGTAATGCCTGAAGATGCCCTAGTTGCTACTTGGAGAAGATCTTCCCACAATCTTTGGATCAAAAGACTGCGCAGAGCCTCAACTTTATCAGAGATTTTACAG GTTCTTGCTGATTTTGTCACTGCTATCAATGATGATTGGTTGTGTGAATCTGCTCATACTTTGGGATCGAATTATGACCCGGAAGAAATTATTGCAAGCTTTTCAAGCATACCCCAGACTTCATCTGCAGTTGCATTTTGGTTGGTcaaattggatgccttggtcggaACCCACTTGGAAAGTGCCCATTAG